A region of the Penicillium psychrofluorescens genome assembly, chromosome: 6 genome:
TgatctcctcccacagaCGAGTCAATCGATCCTTTCTAATGCGGTGTGCGAACTTCGTTCGGAGCTGTGGTGGCACGCCGGCGGAgatgtcgtcttcgatgTCATCATTGAAGAGGATGTTGGCAAGCTGCCAGATCAAACGCTCGTCGTCGGACTGAGCACGGCTCGAGGGGGACTGAGTGAACTGGTGAAGGTCGACATTGGCCAAACGAACCAGGGGCGTCCCGTCAATGCGATGAGTATGAGATTGCTGTTGTTGCACCTCAAGCATTTCCATCGACTGTGCCGGTTACTCGTTAGTACTCCATCCACCAAAAAATGTACAGTGGTAAAAGGAAAACTTACATTGCCTTCTTTGTTGTGCGACATGACCGCAACATCCCTTCCCTCGCTGACAATAGACAGGCGCTGAGTCCAGCGATCTTCCGCGCCGGACAGTACTTCCGAGAGGTCGCTCTTGGCGCAAACGAACGAGTCCATCGGGCCCCAGCGCGGCTTGAACGAGTCATGGAAGGCCGCGTCGGACTGGCTCATTTGCTTCGTGTCGCCTGCAAATGTCTTGGGTTGTTTGTTGTAAGGCCACTGtaaggaaagaaaaagacgTTTTAGCTCAAATCTCAAATTGGGAAGCTATCTGTGTAGGGCGTGAAAAGGCTGGATGTGATAGATACATGAGAAGGGCAAGACAGGATATGACCAAAGCAATGTGCATAAGTTGGATGTAAAAGCAGTATCAATGTGCAGGAATCGTAAAAATAGCAAGAAAGCAACAGGGAGCTCAAACCTCAATGCCTTTGGACTGCCGCCCAGAAGCCTTCACTGTGGACGCAGCATGCTGCTTGCGCGGCTGCTGAAAAAGCGAATTCATCAAGTCAATACTGTTTGAGAAGCCTTTCTTCGGCGAATCAGCCGGCTTGGCGGCATCAGGCGACGCATCGTGAAGCAGAGTACGATCAGTAAACGCATTTGCCTGGATCTCACGAAGGGCGTCGCGGTTCTGCTTTCGGGGACTGATAGTGCGCTGCAACTGGTCGGCCCAATCGCCACTGAGGTCGAGCCGGGGCTTGCCCGGGGTGCCAAAGGGCTTTGAAAGGGGCTGGGTGGTTTCCATGTCACCATCGGTGCTCTGGGAGTCATCCCGCTCCACGGTACGATGAGGGTTGGGAAAGGAACCCGCCATGTCCatttcctcatcctcatcagatCCAACTACCGAATCGCCAGACTGCTGGCTTTCGGTGACGACGTCATCGTCGTGCTCAGTAGTTGAACCCGTGGAGCCGTCGTCTAAAAAAGACTCGGACTCGGCTTCGGAACCCATCTCCTGGTCCTCGGCTTCCATTGCCTGGCTTCCGAACGAACCGGGGACGATCTTGCGCTTCTTAAAGTCAAAagtgtcgtcgtcgacacCGGCCATCGAACCGACGAACGACTCgtcgagggaggagaaggtcgTTGAGTGGTCAAAGTTCGTGGAAGGACGGGCCTTTGGGGTGCCAGTGTCAGGAGGGCCAGCATTCAAGGTGCTCTGGTTCAGGCTctgaccttcttcttcctcgtcgtaATCAAGCCCATAGGTGGTAAAGTGAGGCACCGTGAAGACCCAGGTGCCGGTCTGCATCTCATAGGCGACGAACCCGGTATCGGTCACCTTGCGCAGGCGGTCGATGTGTTTGTCAAAGAGCGGGCCACTGGTGAGAGGCGAAGGTGACTTCCTGTCGCGGCCACGCGGCCAGGAGTTCTCGATCCGGAGGGTGGACGGCACATTGAGTGCCTTGCCCATGGGAGGCTTGTTTCCGTCCTCGGGATAAACAGTGATCTTGCGAACGCCAATGTCGACAGTCTTTCCGAAGATATTGTCCAGATCGACAATGGTCAGGTCGACAGGTTCATTGAAGGTGACCTGGCCGCAATTCTGACGACCGACGGTGAAGTCAACGACGCGCTTGAGCTGATCGCGGCTCATCTTGTTGAGCTCGGCACGCGAAGGCTTCATCCAGTACTCGCCGGGTTTCGGGTCGCCACCAGGAGTAAAGGACAAGCGCTTGATAGTAGCATCGGTGGCGGGAGTGGTAGGCTCACCATTCTCTGGAACCACGGCAAGATCACGGCGAACGGATTCCATTTCGGGGCGGTCGCCATGCGCAGCACCGTCAACGCCATTGAGGCTGCTGTTCTTACGGATTGAACGAAGGAAACCAAGTTCCTCAGGGGTGGGTTCGGGGGTCGTGGACTGCACGTGGACAATCTCACCACCGGCAACGCCGGGAGAGGACGAGTCGAAGctgaccttcttcttcagcttgTCGGGCTGGGAGGCATCGTCTCCGTTGGTAATCGGAGCAGGCGACATGCTGGCGGGACGGGTGAACAGATCGCTGCGCAGACTGCGGTCAATGGTGAGCCGCTTGAGGCTGCCGCTGTTGCcgcggccgctgccgccagcCTGGAGGGCACCGGGGGACAGAACACTGTCGGAATCCGGATCGAAGGTCTTGCGAAGGTTGCTGGTGGAGTAGCTCTTGCTGAAGCTTCGGCCAAAGCTGCCGTTGACACTACCGCGCATGCTGCTGCTACCGCCAAGGAGACTGCTGCTGAGTCCCGATggggtgctggtggagctggaaggAGAGCCATAGGTCGAGTAAGAGAATCCGTATCCCTGACGCTTGGGCGGCGTGATCAGACGGTTGGCAGCATTGGGGGTGATCTTGTAGACAGGCAGTGGAGTTCgctgcttctgcttgatGCTGGAAGAGAGGGGCGTGGCCAGGGGACCGGGAGAGGGCGCACTCGGGGTCGGGAGACCAGAGAAGATAGACTGGCTGCCATAGGGATTGCCATCCAGAAGTGATGCCTGCAAGCTTCCAGGGGttggttgctgctgttgcgaTTGCTGGGAAGCGCCGAACATACTacctccaccaaccccacCGGCCTGCTGTTGCTGGGCCTGGTTGCCACCGAAGAGGGAGGAGCCTGCACCCTGGGAGGCAGTATTCTGGCCCCCAAaaaggccgccgccggcgctACCAGTCGATCCTCCGAAGAGGCCACCGggcttctgctgctgttgattcTGAGAACCGCCAAAGAGGCCGCCACCGGTCTGCTGGGCCTGAGAATTGCCGAAGGCCCCGAAGGCACCACCGCCAGTGGAACCGGTCGATCCCCCGAAGAGTCCGCCGGGcttctgttgctgctggtTTTGGGAAGTGCCGAATAGACCACCGCCAGTGCCAGTTTGTTGGGGTtgggcaccaccaccaaagagTGATCCGGACCCCTGCTGTGGTTGCTGCTGAGTCTGGCTCCCTCCGAAAAGAGAAGACCCAGTCGCTGGCGCACCGGCACCCGCGCCAAAGAGGCCCCCACTGCCCTGTTGTTGCTGGTTGCTTGCACCGAATCCACCCCCACCGAACAGGCCCTtgttctgggtctgggctTGATTTTGCTGATTCTGACCAAACCCGCCGAATGCGCCGGCTCcagtctgctgctgctgaccgcCGCCGAAGGCAGATGCCGTGGCAGGGGTTCCTCCGAACGGGTTCGCAGCGCTGGTGGTCTGCGTTCCGaatgcaccaccacccccaaagCCAGTTCCTCCGCTACCGCCAAAGGCCGGCTTGTTTTGCTGTTGGTTGCCGCCGAAAAGTCCGCCGGTGGTACCACCAGTGCCGCCAGTGCCACCGAAACCTGACGCAGCTCCGGGAGTGGTGCCAaagccgccagcgccagcggTGTTGGTCGTGCTGCCAAAAAGGCTGGGTTGAGATGTCGCATTTGTAGTTCCCGCACCACCGAAAAGGGAGCCCTGGGGTTTGGCCCCTCCGAACAATGGATTGGAAGCGTTCGCGCCGAATCCACCGgcggtctgggtctggctaCCGAAGGCAGATGGGGCGCTGGTAGCTGCTGCACCAAATGGCGTGGCGCTAGCGCCAAAGCCGGTCgtgggttgttgttgttgctgttgagTACCAAAGCCGCCAGAGCCGCCGAAGGCAGAGGAGCCAAAGGCGCCAGCTTGGCCGCTGCCGTTACCGTAGCGCCGACCCTGCTGGTAGTCCGCCAGGCGTAGTTCCTCGAACGAGAACTTGTTGTAAGGCTGCATGAAACTGATGCTCTGGTAGTTATTCATCGTGTTGGAGCTGGTGTCCTTCTCCGAAAACGGATTGAACGGAGTCCCGCCGGTGCCCTCACATGTCGGCGGAGCACCTTGGAAGGCAGTTCCTGTTCCTGTGCCAGCGCCGAAACCAGTGCCAGTCGTACCGGTGTTGGCCCCGAAGCCGCCGCCAGTGCCAAATCCTCCACCGGTACTGGGAGTGGTGGTAGCGCCAAAGCCCCCCGTCTTGTTGCCAAACAtgcctccagctcctcccgTGTTAGTAGTTCCGCCGAAACCGCCGGTGTTGCCAGTGGAgccgaaaccaccaccagcaccgaaGCCGGTGTTTCCAGCCGTTTGATTTTGAGCGCCGCCAAAGaggctgccgccgcccgTGTTCGTGGTATTCGTGGCGCCGAAACCGCCAGGACGGGTGTTCTGGCTGCCGAAAAGAGAATTAGACTGATTTTGGGTGTTGGTTCCGAATCCTAGACGAAGAGTAATGTTAGCAAATTTCAGGGGAAAAaaacatcaagaagaagttgCACAAAAGTCAAACAGCGCAAGAAAAACAGGCAAGGTTCCTCGGGTGCAGATTGCTCAAGCTCCAAGAATTATCGCAGGAGTGGTCCCAATGACTGTAATCCATCGTTCCCAGAGGGCGCAGAGACTGCGATACGCAAAGGATCCAGACACGGGCGTGTAGAGAGCGAAGTCGATGTGGCACATTCAAGAGGACAACCCGCAGACGGTTGAAAAGAGAGGGATCGCGGAGCTCCTTAACTGAAGCACGTACCTCCGCCGGAGCCAAAGCCACTGGAAGTATTGCCAAAAGCACTGCCACCAGAGgtgccaccaccaaaggGGGAGGATGTCGATCCAAAGCCTAGAAGACAGGGGTATCGGTGTCAGAGAGAACTGGTTTTTCTTCTGGTAGCTCAAGCAGGCCCATGCTCTTTTTTTGTTCCCTCTCTTGTCGCGGTGTTGTCGCTGAGCGTCGAGGAGACCCGCAGATTGCGATTGGTGAGGACGGCGTCGCGCGCGAAGGGGTGTTGTTGAAGTCGAGAATTTGCgggttttctttttgcctcTTGCGCGTgcggtcttcgccatcgtcgcGGGTCGACATCAGGAGCACCGGGTTTTTCTTGTCTCGAGTCCGATAGGGGAgcaagaacaaagaaaatgcAAACAAAAAGACAATTCGAAACACAAAGGGGGCCACGCAGGAGAAACGAGTCACGGGATAGACCTACCTCCTCCGGTGTTGGTGCCTCcgaagccaccaccagcaccagtggTCCCGAAGCCGGAaccctgctgctggttgTTCTGACCGAATCCTCCAAAGCCGAAAGACATGTTGTCTGGGGTGGGTTGGAGTTGTCGAAGCTCACGACTTCATAGGTCGAGGGGTTGCGCGCAGGATTTGAGGATGgacgagggagagaggggTGGCGTGGACGAAAGAGGGCgcgtggaggaggaagaggaggaaggagagagagacgcGACACAGAAAAGGGTAAGGCTTGTTGGCCAGCGAAGCGGGTTATGTCAGCCACGGACTATTGTGGTCCCTGTCACGTGAATGGATGCTGCCTAACGTGAGACCCAGTCGTTCTTATTGTCGAGGACTCGAGTATTCATTACGACTTATCCACTGAATACACTATACAGAAAAATATACTATTCACACCGCTGATGAAATAGACAGACAAGGGAATCTCAGGTACAAGTATGTAGAACAACACAACACGCAAGAAACTAATTCAAACACCGTGCCATACACGGGAGTGGCAGGCCTATCATGTGTGATAGCAACATGATTTCCCCAACAGGGTTTTTACAGACAATCCACATCCGAGGTCTTCATAATCATCAAATTCATCATGAACCGTTTACGCCTGGCCGCGGTCGGCGTGCACGGTGGCGATGATCGTGTCGACCACCGAGGGGTCAGAGAGCTGATATGACATGTCAGTATTGCATACACCACACGAGGGAAAAGATAGAACTTACCGTCGAGGTATCACCCAAGCTATCCTCCTCACCACTCAGAATCTTCCGCAGGATGCGACGCATGATCTTGCCACTGCGAGTCTTGGGAAggtcgtcgacgacgaaAACGGCCTTGGGCGCCGCGAAGGGCCCAATCGACTTGCGCACTTGCATCATCAGGTCTTTGCGCACTTGGTCTGTGGTCTCGTTACCCTCCTTCAGAGCAACAAAGGCATTGACCGCTTGGCCAGTGAGCTCGTCGTTGATCCCGACCACGGCAGCCTCAGCAACCATGTTGTGCTCGAGCAGagcagcctcgatctcggcaGTGGACAGGCGGTGGCCAGACACGTTAACCACGTCGTCGACACGACCACGGATCCAGTAGTAGCCGTCGTGATCGCGACCCGCACCATCACCGGTGAAGTAGTATCCCTTGTACACGTTAAGGTAGGTGTCCATGTAGCGCCTGTGGGCAGCCCAGACGGTCCGAGCCATGCTGGGCCAGGGCTGCTTGAAGGCAAGGACACCTTCCACATCGTTGCCGGTGATCTCCTCGCCGGAGACagggtcgatgatggcgggcTCAATGCCGAAGAAGGGCAGGGAGGCGCTGCCGGGCTTGGTGGGGGTCACACCGCCGAGAGGGGTAATGACATGGGAGCCGGTCTCGGTTTGCCAGTAGGTCTGCAGATTCAAAAGGTTAGATACTAAAACAAGTgtggggaagagagagagaacgaACATCGCAAATGTGGGCTTTCTCTTTGCCGACCGCCTCAAAGTACCACTTCCAgacctcggcggcaatgggTTCACCGACGGAGCCAAGAATACGCAGGTGCTTCATCTCGTGGTGAATGTGCTCGTTGCCAGCACGCTTGAGCAGACGCAGAGCAGTAGGGGCGACGTAGAACTGTGTGACATCGTACTGATCGATGACATCCCAGTAACGAGAGCAGGTAGGGTAGGCGGGGGTACTCTCGAACACGACAGTGGCGcatcccagcagcagaggagcGTAGACAACATAGGTGTGGCCGGTAATCCAGCCGACATCGCCACCACAGAAGAAGCGGTCATCGTCGTGGATGTCGAAGACGTACTTGCCCGTCATGGCAGCGCCGAGCAGGTAGCCGGCGGTGGTGTGCATGACACCCTTGGGCTTGCCGGTCGAGCCGGATGTGTAGAGCAGGAAGAGCGGATCCTCCGAGTTCATAGACTCCGGAGCCAGGTAGTTGGGGTActtctcgacctcctcgtGCCACCAGAGATCCCGACCCTCGGTCCAGGGTACCTCGGCGCCGGTGCGCTTGTAGACCAGCACGTTCCGAACATCTGGGCACTGCTTGAGTGCCTCATCGACAATGCGCTTGGTGCCAATCACCTTGCCACCGCGCTTGCCCTCGTCGGTGGTAATCACCACCTTAGACTGGGCATCCAGAACACGATCCCGCAGCGAATCCGACGAGAAACCAGCGAAGACGACCGAGTGCACTGCACCGATACGGGCACAcgccaagaaggaaatgacTGCCTCGGGGATCATGGGCAGGTAGATGGCAACGGTGTCACCCTTTTGCACACCGGCGCGCTTCAGAGTCCAAGCCACCCGCGACACCTCGCGGAGCAGCTCGCCGTACGTAATCTTGCGGCCCTCGTTGGGCTCATCGGCCTCGTAGATAATGGCGACCTTGTTGGGGTCCTTGAGCGCGTGGCGGTCCACGCAGTTGTATGCCGCGTTTAGCCGGCCCTCGACGAACCAGGCATTGTCGCCGTTCTCAAAGGAGCCGAAGTGGGTGGTCTGGAAGTCTTTGTCAAAGGAGAGGAGATCGCGGGCCATGCGAGCCCAGAAGGTGTCGGGACTGCGGATGGACTCCTCGTAGAGCTTCTTGTACTCGTCGACATCTTTTACATGGGTGCCGGTCGGGTGCTTTTCGTGGAATGCCTTGGGAACGTGATATGTGTCGACCTCGTGGGCTTCCAGCACCTGCGGAGGGGAGGTTAGATAGATCGGCTCAGCAGAGAAATAAGTCAGCTCACTTACCACATTGGGCTTGGCTTTGGGGTCGGCTTGCGACATGGTTGGAAAAAATCCGGGCGCAACTGCAGTGGGTGTGGAATGGAAAGTTCTCTGGAGGATCAGGTCGCATTAGCGGGGTGAACGAGCGGTAGGTAGCGTGCACATAGTCGATAGAGCGGGATCATTAAGCTCGTGCGAGTGGGGTGGAAGGACAGGACACTCACCGAGTTCGTGAAGTATGTGTGTTGTGTGTGCGTGGATAAGAGGAGAGCTGTAGAGGTTGTGTTTGGAGGGAATACGGatggaaaataaaaagagcaaaggaagaaagaagaagaggacggATGAAGGACACCTTAATATGGTCAGTGACCCCGATGCGGCCGTGCTCGTATTTACCGTACCCGGCCTGTTACCTCTGTCGATCGCTGCGACCAGCACGAGAGTATGGAGGGACTGTATGGAGGGACTTATGGATTCTGATCTATCCAGCCAATTATAGATGCTCTTCGGATTTGATTCTCCTCTTTTTGGGTCCCGTTAACTAATAGGAAGACtaatgataataataataataataataaaaaaCAAGTGCTGTGGTTCTGTGGGGAGGCCAGTCTGTTCCGTTGCTCCGGGGAAAGATGGAGTATACCCAATTCCCTGAACCGTTTGGCCTAGAACTGGCGAACCATCCGTCCGAAATCGCAGACCGTATTCTTGTCGCTTCTGCATTGCCGAGCTGCGCAGGGGACCAAACTGACCTACGGCTGAATAGACTTCCTCGGTGGAGCGCCCAGGCCGTGGAACACACTCACTAATGGCTTTCCTAGACCGAAAACCAAAATCCGGCCGCCGTGCCGTGTCTGGCAGCTGTCCGCCGAAAGAGAAACATGTCTCCTCTGTCTATGTATCGCAGTGGTAATTGTGCCCCGGATTGTATGGCATGCTCGCCACCCCCATGTCATAAGTCGATCCGATGATGTAAAGGGAGCGCAGCGCGAACCCTAACCGCTTTCTAGTAGAATCCTTCGCGCGCATCACACGGCCATCACTCGGCTCCAACAACGTCTGTTACTGACTCTGTAGAGTGTCAGTGCGCATCGACCAACTTGTTAGGCTTGGGCCCTGTTCGCCCGCACTGGGTCCAAGGTAGTCAGCATCCAGTTCGTCGACCCTTTCCCCTTTTGGGCGGTCGGTGATGATCACGATTCGGATTGATGCCAACCACCCCCGTCTATCGGTCTATCCCTGATATCATGATGATGGACAGTCGATGTATGTCAAGTCGCCACGAGAGGCTTGAGCATCCTTTATACCaggtccgccgccgcatcAATCCCTATCCGCGCAGTGGGAGGAGCTGAATCCACGTGTGGAGAGGGCGTCGGAAAATTGTGGGACGCTGAAGGACGTAAGGATGTCAATAATCACTTGCACTAGCTAGCCCCTCCCTCGAGTTAACCGTGTCATCTAGTCTGATTGCGATCTCCTTAATCCCACACCACAATAATAATCAACAATACAACCTCAAGACACACCCCGATGGGCACCTCGTGTACTCCGCACACCCATACATACCACAGTAGTACGCCAGGCTCAGCTCCACCGTCACATTTTGCGTTGCCAACTCTCTGCAAAACAAAAACCCGCCCAGCGCTCTATCGGGACTAGCCCGATGGCTGCCTAGGCTAATTACACCCGCCCGCCCGTCCGCCCCGAGAAAAGACCGTGTGCGAGAAAAGACCGTTTGGCGAGAAAACGCCGTGCTAAACCAACCCCCCGCCGCACGAATCGGGACATCCCTCGGTGTCTCACGGAGTGGGGTCAGATCCAGTAAAAACTGCAATCAGATGTCACCTTATTGGTAGATGGTGCAATCTAAAGCCCGTTTCATTGATCGGAAAATATTCACTTGGGGCAGGTACTATGTCACACGACGATAGAAGTTGCCTCGGGTTTGCCGGGTAGCGACTTGTTGAATCCTGCGAGAGAGCATTTGCACACTTGCTCTGCTCCTCACGGAGTATAAATAGATTACTAAATGTTGGGAGAAAAGACTCATCTGCTCCACTACAGTGAAACAGGGCCGAGCCCCTGGACTGGGTGAATACCGCCGCGGTATTCAATCAGGCTGGATATGAACTATTCCGATCCTGCCGCTGCACTCTCCCACTGCACCTGGTCGTAGTGCACCACCGCCTCGAGCAGAGCTTGCGTGCCAAGAGCACTGAAACTGTCAGGATCAAGGGATCGTCCAGGACATCAAATCAGGGAagggggaaggaagggaaacTAACCAATCGTCTGCGGAACAGTACTCCGTCGGGTGATGGCTGATACCATCATGACATGGCACAAAGATCATCGCCGTTGGGCAGTGCTTGCTGGTATACACGCTGTCATGGCCGGCGCCGCTAGTCATGAGCATCGACTTGTCCGGCCCGACGAGCTCATTGGCCACGACTTGGATGGATGCGACGCACCCTGGATCGAACTCCACGGCCGGTGAGTCGGTATCTAGTGTCCAGTCAACGGCCACGCCCTTGCCGTTCTGAGAAGCAATCTGTGCAAACGACTGCAGACATTCTTCTTGCACGGCATGCACGACGCGATCCTGGGGGTGCCGGATATCAAGTGTGAAGGTCACTTTCGAAGCAACGGTGTTAGTAGATGCATTGGACGGCACCTTGATGATACCCGTTGAAGCGAGCGCACCATGGCGCTTGGCAATATCATTTGAGGCTGCGATCATTCTAGACGCAGCAAGCACCGGATCCTGTCGCGCACTTAGAGGCGTCGTGCCCGTGTGTGCATCTTTGCCGTGGATGGTAAATGTCAGCCATCGGTAGCCTTGTGCGCCTTGGACGATCCCGATCGACCGGTTGTTCTCCGGTAGAATAGGCCCCTGTTCAATGTGCAGCTCGAAATGTGCACCGAGTGGGAACCCGGTGCGTGCATCGCTCGAACAGGGTATGTCGCCTAGATATCCATGTCTTTCAAGCTCGGACCGAAGCGTTACATTAGGATCATGGATATCGCGGAGATCCCATGCCTTCTGGATCGGGATGGCGCCAGCCCAGACGCCGGAGGAGCACATGGACTTGGGGAACCGGGCTCCCTCCTCACTTTGAGATGTAAAACCAGATTAGGACTGAGCTAATAGAAGGCCAGAGAGACTTACTTTGTCCAGTTGACAACCCCAATATCATAGTTCGTCTGAAATCCATTTTCGTTCATTGTGCGCAATACCTCCAGCGCGGCCATGACGCCGAGAATCCCATCAAACCGACCCCCGCGAGGCTGCGTGTCGAGATGACTACCCATAGCAATCATCGGCGCGGCCGACTTTTTGCTACCGGTCCGGCGCGCAAACATGTTACCCATCTGGTCGACTGAGAGAGTGCATCCCAGTTTCTGGATCTCGGCAGCAAGCCACCTTCTGACATGAGCGTCGTCATCCGTCAGAGTGAGACGGGCCATGCCGGTATCAATTGGGTTTCTAATGGTGAATCAGAGGGGATTTAGCAATGGATTAAAATACTTTGCTTACTCGCCATATCTGTGGGCGCTGCCCCAATTGCATGTCTCGTGTAATGTTTGCCAGAGTCGATCGGAGTTGATCTTGAGACCAGATAGTGCTTGGAGTCGAGTGGTCGTAGAGAATTGTCGGATGGGATTGGAAAGGGCCCGGATTGGAACCCTTGTGCTGTACATTTTGGGGATGAGAGGCAAGTGAATGAGCAGAGAAATGCAGTGAAATGAATTTGGCTGAATTTGGCTTAATTTGGCTCAGTTAGAGTCGCGGTATCCTGACTCTCGTGCAACGCACGCCTTGCCGATATATACACCCGGCACGCCTTCTTTGAACAACGGGTGGAGTAGGCAGCAGAAACAAGACGTTTAGACTGCAATAAGCAGACAGAAAATGATAGGCCCAATAAGAAAGTTGTGGTGGAAGCGGACTATGATCCAGGGCAATCCGCCGAGAATTTCGGGGCGCCGTCCGACAACATGGAATGGCGGAAACAGCCTAAATTCTACAACAGAAAAAAATATACATAAAgttcgatgatgatgatatgtCATTCCAGATGACACTTGATTCCAATTGTAAGTTTCCATGAAAccgaaacaaaaaaacaTAGCTTCCAAGTGCACGTGCGTCAATCCATCCAGACCGGACAAAAGTCACATCCTCTTAGTCCATCTGAAGAATAGCCACAGAAACACAAAGTCCCAATTCATCATGATCTATCCCATCCATATGTTCCCTTGGGTTCCTCCTACCGAGGATACCCATTCCCCCGACAGCAGCTGCCAAAACACTGATCGCCTGAGAGCGGTTAATACTTTCGAGCGGCACACGCGTAGGTTCAGGAATACCGTTGTAACTTGGTGCTGATCCGTAGGTCCCCCTGTAGTCCTGATACCTTTCATCGCTGCTGGTCTGTTAGAGGCATTTGCCTGCATGTTTAGAGAACACCTTACGCAGGGTATGTTCTCGAAGAATCACTGTCTGAGGCTCTCGATCTGGCAtcgctgctggagagtaTGGAGCGGACTTTGGACCTGAGTCCGTTGCTTTCCTTTCCAGTCATATTGAGAGTTTTTGTGTGTGTCCTTTTCTCTTATTTTGAGAAACTATAGTTGTTGTTGGTTGATAGCGTTGGGTCAAATTTCAAAGATGTTCTTGGAATCTGCCCTGCAGTTTCAAATCGTGAGAAATTACATGGAGGGAGGAAACATGGGACCCTTAATATATCCATAGCCTCAGATACTTTTGCTGGTCTCCCAAATTCTGATCTTCATTTCACAATGACGTCCCGTGGGGTACAAAGATGGCCCCAGGTGGAGCCCATATCGGGGAGCGCCGATGTCCATCGATAGCCCTGGCGGGTTTGAGATTAACGAACACTACAACATCACAATTGATGCCATCATTCTGGATCAGCGGCGGCAATAGAAACGATGGACTTTATTTCCTGCGCAAACAGACTGAAGCTCAATCATACCGGCCTCATGATTGGCGCTAGCCGCCTCTAGGATCTGCTCACGGTCTCAACCTTCCTCACTCGATCAAGATCTCGTCAGCGAAGCCAAGAAGCTGTTACCTAATTTTGTCCCACTCGTCGGCTTGGGGCGGTTCCTATGAATTGATTATGAGCTGGTGGCGGACGGATTAATAGTGACTAGTTTGTGCTGTGAAGGTGGTATATCTAGAGATGAAGCTACAGCTTTGCCGCATATGAGCAACGACACACCATTTGGACAAAATTAAACGAAATAATTGATGCTAGATACGACATCTCAATGATGACTAGGCCCCGGACTTAATGCCCACTGCTAGATACACCGTCGCATTTGGAATCCCAATATGAGCTTCGAAGGTGACGATCGTGAAGGTGCCCTATGTCATGATGCTCGGTGGCGCACGCCTGCGAAATGGAAGCGGAGTGAAAATAAAGTCCTTTACGCCGCGAAGACAGAAAGGTCGGTGTAGTTAACTGGGGCAGCCAAGTGACATTGCACCATACCCCGAAGGAAGCAGACCTGTGAGCAAGGGCACCATAGAGTCCGATGAAATGTTTCAAAAAGAATTCAGAATACCATATAGGTGGCATAACAACAGCAACTACTCCCGTCAAAGCCTTGGGAGAGAGATTCCTGCGTGGCTATGATCCAACTTGATGTCGCtcaaaaagagaaaaagggcaaATAAGACTGTTTGCATGGGACCGTATTAAGGCGTGCATGAAAGATGTCGGCAGTAAATTTAA
Encoded here:
- a CDS encoding uncharacterized protein (ID:PFLUO_009088-T1.cds;~source:funannotate), whose product is MSQADPKAKPNVVSELTYFSAEPIYLTSPPQVLEAHEVDTYHVPKAFHEKHPTGTHVKDVDEYKKLYEESIRSPDTFWARMARDLLSFDKDFQTTHFGSFENGDNAWFVEGRLNAAYNCVDRHALKDPNKVAIIYEADEPNEGRKITYGELLREVSRVAWTLKRAGVQKGDTVAIYLPMIPEAVISFLACARIGAVHSVVFAGFSSDSLRDRVLDAQSKVVITTDEGKRGGKVIGTKRIVDEALKQCPDVRNVLVYKRTGAEVPWTEGRDLWWHEEVEKYPNYLAPESMNSEDPLFLLYTSGSTGKPKGVMHTTAGYLLGAAMTGKYVFDIHDDDRFFCGGDVGWITGHTYVVYAPLLLGCATVVFESTPAYPTCSRYWDVIDQYDVTQFYVAPTALRLLKRAGNEHIHHEMKHLRILGSVGEPIAAEVWKWYFEAVGKEKAHICDTYWQTETGSHVITPLGGVTPTKPGSASLPFFGIEPAIIDPVSGEEITGNDVEGVLAFKQPWPSMARTVWAAHRRYMDTYLNVYKGYYFTGDGAGRDHDGYYWIRGRVDDVVNVSGHRLSTAEIEAALLEHNMVAEAAVVGINDELTGQAVNAFVALKEGNETTDQVRKDLMMQVRKSIGPFAAPKAVFVVDDLPKTRSGKIMRRILRKILSGEEDSLGDTSTLSDPSVVDTIIATVHADRGQA
- a CDS encoding uncharacterized protein (ID:PFLUO_009089-T1.cds;~source:funannotate); amino-acid sequence: MYSTRVPIRALSNPIRQFSTTTRLQALSGLKINSDRLWQTLHETCNWGSAHRYGENPIDTGMARLTLTDDDAHVRRWLAAEIQKLGCTLSVDQMGNMFARRTGSKKSAAPMIAMGSHLDTQPRGGRFDGILGVMAALEVLRTMNENGFQTNYDIGVVNWTNEEGARFPKSMCSSGVWAGAIPIQKAWDLRDIHDPNVTLRSELERHGYLGDIPCSSDARTGFPLGAHFELHIEQGPILPENNRSIGIVQGAQGYRWLTFTIHGKDAHTGTTPLSARQDPVLAASRMIAASNDIAKRHGALASTGIIKVPSNASTNTVASKVTFTLDIRHPQDRVVHAVQEECLQSFAQIASQNGKGVAVDWTLDTDSPAVEFDPGCVASIQVVANELVGPDKSMLMTSGAGHDSVYTSKHCPTAMIFVPCHDGISHHPTEYCSADDCALGTQALLEAVVHYDQVQWESAAAGSE